The genomic interval gttagagaaataaaattttggtaaaaaacctaaaattatccttaaattttaagattagaaatttaaattttgatttatacacatagcataagcaaaatgataAGGCGACGGACCAATATGGTGGCTGCTGGAGCCAGATCGGAGAAGAGGCGATGACTCTTGGTGATCGAGAGGCACGTCCGAAAGAAGGCCGGGGCAAGGGGTATGGGGGCGTGCGCGAATTGGGAGGGTGCAGGTTCTGAGTGGTGAGAGACCGGGAAACTGACTCGCGGCCGCCAAACACGCGCTCGATGTGGGATGATGTCAGCTATTGATGAAAACATAAAGATGGCTTGAAAATGTGCCACCCATCGCTCGAGGCTAGAAATTATcgtattaatttaaaaataagatattaaccgttagattaatatatattaaccaTTAGATTAATATAGATCTAGATAATAACGGTATAATCGATACAGTCGTATACAAAAGACAATTACATTTATAGAGTAGAATCTAacgaatatatatgtaatataatCTAAACCTATAGTGGTAGATCGTAATATTtgtagataaaatttaaaccttaTAAAAACATTAGCTAAGAGTTgatatgaaatccaagtctacaaaaataatataagtgAAATTTAACACTTACAGAAATAGTAAAACAAgagttgtatataaaattcaaatatattctATACCggtatctatataaataaaattttagagctttatattaaatttaactatacATGAATTATATACCTCACGTAAAACTAAGCGGGACAATCTCCTAGATTTAATTGATGCCTGCTAATGATTTGCTTTTAGTTGAAGTGCTGTCTGTTCGCTGATCATCGATCACTGACCAAGGATCACATTATTTATACTGGCCTAAACACCAATTTGGAAGATGGTTGTATGTTATAGGCCCCAGTCATAAAGTAAAATGTAAAACGGATCCAGCCAACCAGTAAAGCGTCGAAACAAACAACATACCAAGATCTCACCAACAGATCGGTCGAACGTCATGTCAGAAACTACAATGCGTTTATAGCTCTTAACTACTAAGTAGCCATGTTGataatattgtatatatattgctccCTTTAGTATGGAGTTTATATAGCTTCTAGCCATGTTGATACTACGGCGCTCGGAGTGATAAACTTAGTTCTTCCACCGTTAAATACAATTAACTGGAGGAAGTACTTTATATGCACAAACAAGAAGTAGTATTATACATTATTATTCTTCTTTCTCCAAAAGTTTAACCCATAAAATGAGATTGTAGAAGTTTGTGTTTATCTTCCAACTATGGTCTTATATGATTTTGGtcacttaattttaaaattgtctattactccctccgtttcgcaatgtaagattttctagcattgactatattcatatgaatactaataaatctagacacatatataaattatatacattcatcaatgaatgaatttagtcaaggctagaaagtcttacgatatgaaacggaggtagtatttgtcACTCAACTATTAAAACTATCTGCAGTAACAAGGTTCTAGGCACCTAGGCAGAGGACCGGCGACTTGTAGTAGCAATGTTTCCTATGCAGAAGGTGTCGTGATGTGGGCTCTACCGTAATTTGGTCGTGGATTCATGGGATGAGCTGAAGTCAGAGCTGCTTCATCAGGTGTGATGAGCTTGGCAACGATACACCTCTCTCCACATTCGTTTGTGGATTTGCAGCAATGATCTTGGAATCCTTCCAAATGTGATCGGAGTCATGCTGTGGACATACCAAGTTAGAGCTGCTACATTATGTGCGATGAGCTTGGCAACGATAGCATATGtctcatttttgttttgtcttcGCTGTGGTGGTCCTAATAATAGGTTTAGTTGTCAGGCCGTAAGAGCTTGGGTGAAAGCCTTGCGAAGCCTATTAGTTGCTACAGTCAATGACAACGCCCGTGGGCATTAGGTTTTTCTTGGAGGTGTTCACATGTTGCTGCTGGCAACGACGATATCTAGGAAGGTTCTTCATAGAGGCATTGTCACGGTGCTTCTCGCTCTTCCTTCAGGTGAAAACATGTGTCTAGTGTTTCTAGACATGCATTATTAGTGTATTAGACATTGTATCCATTTTCAAGACATATTTGTTGTTAGGAAATCATTggcaaataaacaataaacacAGTAGATCAATCACAGAAGACACgagatttaacgtgaaaaaccCTCCTAAAGCAGAAGAGAAAAACCACGGATGTTATGCAACATATATTTTCACTATATCAGGATGAGGTTACAACGCCGCACGGCAGCTTACAAGAGGTATATATAAGGCGAAACTCTAGAATCCGTATCGCGGGGGCTCCGCCCCCCGCATCCCCAGGCGCCCCTGAGCACACGGCCCAACAGGCCACTTCTCCTCCACTTCGCTCCGTCGAAGTAGACCTTTCTACTAGCACAAATGAATTCGTGTcataactcaaaatttatgaAGTCACGCTCCTGTTTTGGTTGCTTGCCGGCTTTCTTTTGGTTCGTTGTGGTTTATCGTCTCCATCAGATGCTCAGTACTGTTTCCGTTCTAATTCGCACTCCGCATGAGTTTTGTTGttcttcataaattaattgtgcatataaataaattgaaagtATAAAGATATTAAGAgtattgcatatttttaattttactacTATAATTATTGTATAATTTTGAATTAGTAGTATTTAAGTAAGGAAATATTGTCTCTTTCCTTATTACAATGCATTTATggtcatatttaaatttaaatggcAATAAATGACTCTCACCACATATGAGGTAAGAGTATTATCAGCCCTTAGATCTATGCACAATGGATGGCTCATATTAACTTGGTGCACCTTAAAAAAGTCCTTAAAACTATCTGCCGTAAAAAGGATCTAGGCACCTAGGCAGAGGACCGGCGACTTGCAGTAACAATGTTTCCTATGCAGAAGGTGTCGTGATGTGGGCTCTGCCGTAGTGTGATCGTGGGTTCATGGGATGAGCTGAAGTCGGAGCTGCTTCATCAGGTGTGATGATTTTGGCATCGATACACCTCTCTCCATTTGTTTGTGGATTTGCAACAATGATCTTGGAATCCTATGGAAGGATGTGACCGGAGTCATGTTGTGGCCATGGCCAATTTAGAGCTGCTACATCATGTGCGATGACTTTGGCAACGATAACATATGTCTCATTTTGTTGTGGTTTTCCTGTAGTGGTCCTAATGATAGTTTTAGTTGTCAGGTCGTAAGAGCTTGAGTGAAAGCCTTGCGAACCCTATTGGTTGCTACAGTCAATGACAATGCCCACATGTGGGCATTAGTTTTTTCTTGGAGGTGTTTACATGTTGCTGGCAATGACGACATCTAGAAATGTTGGTTTTCTTCTCGGAGGCATTATCATGGTGCTTCTCGCTCTTCCTTCAAGTGAAAACATGTGTCTAGTGTTTCTAGACATACGTTGTTAGTGAGCAAAGTTTTTAAGCTCTTAAGAGGCCATCCTCTCCTCTATTGCAGGTCATCCAAATAgtcctaaaaaatataaaaaaatttataaagatagattaatatgtgatatatcactacacaaacatgtaagttaaaatatgacttctacattacatagcaaaaataacaaatgtaTGTGACTTCTACATTAATATGATTGTGAGTAGGTGTATACtatttagagtttaatttgttgtttttgttatggattgtagaagtcatattttaacttgcatatttgtgtagtgatatatcacatattaatatatcttcaaaacttttttatatttttatgactatttaaatagcaTGCAATAGACAACAAGCCTGGACGCCCCTCAAGAGCTTAAAATCTACGTTCGTTGTTAGCGTCTTAGACATTGTATCCATTTTCAAGACATATTTGTGAAGTCATGCTCCTGTTTTGGTTGCTTCCCGGCTTTCTTTTGGTTCATGGTGGTCTGTCGTCTCCATCAAATGCTCAGCAGTGTTTCCGTTGCAATTCGCACTCCGCATGGGTTTTGTTgttcttcataaattgtgcatatatatgattttcattCTTGGTTTGTTTATAAATTGGGTCAACTcctttatctttttaatataaaacataaactgTTGTTTTCTCGAGGTTTACCTCGAAAGGTATCGAGTTcaacttttattaaaaaatcaaaaatctcaaaaagTTACGGGAACCCTAGGATTCCACTACTACATAGATTGATCAAAAAACCAATCGAGTTGAACTGCCAGTATAATTGAACGATGATATCGTACAACTCTTCCAGAAGTGCAGAGCATCATTTTGGTGAGCTGACCTGGAGCTTTCAAGCTGTTCCATCTGAAACTTGCTGCCCCTGCCCACTACAGCAAAAAGCAGTTAGGCAACGCTCGGGGCCAATAGACAGTTTTTGATCCAGGAGTGGAGCACAATTTGTTGGGACAGTATCAAATTAGCACCTACTGCTCAGTACTTCACAGCAGCAACCTTCATCATCTTTGGGTTGACAAGGACAGTGAAATACAGTAAAAGATGCCCCCCATGTTGAGGTTGGCCGTCTCAACCCAAGATGTTGCCTTTGCTTCACTCCTACTCAAGTTACGAGTCGTTAAAACCAAATGCCTAGTGCACCTGCCCTGTCCCCGACAGTACAATCATATAATTCCATTACTTTAATTACATTTCTTGCTGCAGTTGCACCGGGCACGAGCACCATTAGGTACCAATAATCTGCTACTAAAGCAGCTGAAGCTGCAATCACAGAGCATCGCAGAAACATCACTCTGCAAGAAGCCAGCCAGCCACAACTACGTGCAGCTGCGCTCCACTTCAGTGAGCTCAAATGGTTCAGCTTTCCGCAATAAAGCGTGTGAAGGGGCGGGCGCCACTGTCAGTGGTGGTGGCGATCATCGGCGGCCTGGCTCTCGCGGGCATCATCTTCACCGAGGACCTCCGGGGTCTCACTGGTAAACCCATCACTAATCATGTCATGTCACCATACACAATACTAATGCAGTTAATTAGTTATCACAATGCATTGCGCCTAGTGTCATCTTCTGCAGCATACATGTGAGTGCTCCGAgtgttgatgtttttttttcagaagtcAAGGAGAAGGCGACAGAGAATCagagggagaagaagagaaCGTCGTTGCGGACCGAGATCAGGACGTCGGCGCTGCTCTCGGTCGAGCcagagacggcggcgccgccgccagtgcCGAAGATGGCGTTCAACGCGAGCCGGTGCAGCGTGACGAATGGTTACTGGACGTACGACAGGTCGAAGAAGCTGCCTTACACGGACCAGACGTGCCCATACGTTGACAGGCAGGACTCCTGCCAGAGCAACGGCAGACCGGACACTGACTACCTCTACTGGGACTGGCATCTTGACGACTGCATTCTCCCGAGGTCAGCGCGCAATGCAGTTTTCGCTGATCCTTTTAATTTGGTGCTactctattctaaaatacaattatttctAGATTGTTTAGCATAAACTAataagatattaaaatttttctttttagccaCTTTGTgattaacttttgaattttaaattgactAGATTCcctttctaaatatttgattggcCGGGATTATTGCAATGATTAAAaccatactccctccgtttttttgacgtcgttgacctTTTGATCTGTTTGAGCCATCGtctcattcaaaatttttgtccaaatatacaaaattataaatcatacttaaagttactttagtaatttatcaaatcataataaaatagtcaattattatataaattttttgaataagacgaacggtcaaacgtagataaaaaaggcaacggcatcaaacaaaaatattagagggagtagtagtcagcatataaatgtttatattgtgttatattgtggtataaattttatgtgtaaaaaatacttatgtttTAGGACAGATAGAGCACGTGATATTAACTTTAAACTGTTAAGCAGTGTAGACCGGTTATGGCCTTGTGGGTATGTTAGCTGGAGAAAAGGTGGGCCGAATTCATTTAATCCCAGTGTTCTTTACAATGTCCCTGTGATCTTGGGCCAAACATTATTTACCCACTTCGTCCCTAAAAATGTTTCCGAAATATAAATGATTCTAATGTCGaattatcctaaaatatataggattttaatatataataacgTGTgacatcaattattttttatttacatttctTTCCACCTTACGTCGAACtactttacattttttttctcattcctTAATTTCTCCAAAATAACCTACGATTTCTGAATTTGGGGATGGATGACCTTCGTGCCAATCTCATCTTCCCATATCTGATTGATCTGGGCCAATTCTAACGCTCTGAGACGAAGAATAATGGGCCGAATCGTGTACCTTGCCAGGTTTGACCCTGTATCCATGCTGGAGAAGCTGCGGGGGAAGCGCATCATGTTCGTAGgcgactcgctgctgctgggCCAGTGGCTCTCCTTCGTCTGCCTCGTCAACTCCGCCGTCCCGGACACCCCAGACGCCAAGTCCATGGAGCGCAGCCGCACCCTCTCCGTCTACACCGTAAAAGTGCGTCCCTACTACctgtcgacgacggcgccggtgccAGAAGGCCTCGAATTATGACTACCGGCCTGTCGCCCTCTTGGCTAACTGCACGTTTGCACGCAGGAGTACAACGCGACGGTGGAGTTCTACTGGGCGCCGTTCCTGGTGGAGTCGAACTCGGACCGCAACATCTCGCTGGGGGCGAGCGGCCGCGTCCTGCACGTCGACGCCATCGAGGGGCACGCCAAGCACTGGCGCCGCGCCGACATCCTCGTCTTCGACAGCTACGTCTGGTGGATGACCGGTTACAGCATCAAAACGGTGTAAGCCACCGTGAGAGCGAAACTTTCACTCGAAAAAATCGCAGTCCGGGCAAGAGTGAAGTAAAGTAACCCCGCACCGTGGCAACACGTCTTTTCTAATCTCAGGTGGGGATCGTTCGGGGACGAGGGGTACGAGGAGCTGGACGCCTGGGTCGCCTACCGGCTGGGCCTCAAGACATGGGCCAACTGGGTCGACTCCAACATCGACCACACCGCCACCCGCGTCTTCTTCATGTCCATCTCCACCACGCACATGAGGCACGCACATCATACGCATCCTACTCTTCATCAGTTTAGAATCGATCTATGATCACGAAGATGTAAAGGTTTATGAATCGTGTGTATCTGTGCCAGGAGTGAGGACTGGGGCAGGGAAGGAGGCATCAGGTGCTACAACGAGACGTGGCCGATCACGCAGCGGGGCTACTTCGGGAGCGGCTCCGACCGACGGATGATGGAGGTGATGTCCGGCGTGCTGGGCAGGATGAGGGTGCCCATCACGCTGCTCAACATCACGCAGCTCACGGAGCACCGCGTCGACGCCCACGTCTCCGTCTACACCGAGACCGGCGGTCTCCTCGTCACCGACGAGCAGAAGGCCGACCCGCAGCAGTACACCGACTGCATCCACTGGTGCGTCCCAGGCGTGCCGGACACCTGGAACCAACTCCTCTACGCACATTTGTAGCCTGCAGCCTCTCGATCGCTAGCCCACGCAGTCGCACGCGCACTATACGCACACACTTGTAGCAACGGACAAAATATAAAGGACAGGGATAATGACACAGAAACTGAAGAAGTAGTATTAACTAATTACGGTGTATCAATTCAAGGATGAGTTCAAAGTGATCATCACTCTCCACATGCTTGAATCGATTGCTCTTGTCTCTCTCGCACACGCACAACGACAAAAGGGTGACGGTACAGTACAACAGGAGCGGCACAAACACGCACGTAACaaatactactagtactagaaCGCGCCAATGTCATGGGCGGTCGGTGAACACACGCACACCTACTAGTACccttttatccttttttttagtGTACACAACACGTACGGCCGTCAATCTCATCGGCTAGCGCGAtcgacggccggccggccggccggccagccagCTTCGGGAGTTCGCCGGCGTTATGCCTCCATCTCTCCGTTGGCTGTCCCGTTAGCCACCGCCACGCCGTTCGTCCCGTTGCCGTTGGCCACCATCGCGCAGTGGCCATTGGCCTTGCCGTTGGCGTTGGCGTGGTTGCCGTTGCCGTTGGTATGGTTGGCGGAGGCGGAGTTGTGGGAGGCGATCAGCCGCCCGGAGGGGTCGTGCGACGCCTTCCACTGCTCCACCCACtcgatcgccgccggcgtgctgcACGCGATGCTAGGGCCCCACGGCACCGTCTCCCTCGCCGATTCCTGCATGAAGATTCGCATCGACAACGCGTCAGAAAACGTTTTCCAAATTACAagtgtactatatatatactccagcATAAtacaacggcgtcaaacatttaggagcggaggtagtattatactgAACTATACTTGAATCCACCAGTCACCTGAGGGAAGAGCCTCTCAAATATCATGCGGTAGTAGTACGCCTCTTTGTTGATGGGGGTGTTGTGTGGGTACACCTTGGCAGCGTTCTTCATCATTTCATCACTGACCTGAAGAAATGGCAGAGAAAACAGGGGTCAATTTAATTAGGCGATAAATTAGGACAGGATACTGGGAAATGGTTGGTAATTACCTGCTGCTCGGTGAAAGCCTTGAGCCCATCAATCCAGTTGTATCCGACACCGTCACTGAACTGCTCTTTCTGCCTGTACAGAATGTGCTGTGGAGGGGGAAATTTCAGAGATATTAGTTCAGAACACGGACCAAATTAACATTGAACATCTGAAGAACACAAAGAACTGTCATTCCTACTTTTGGCAGGTAAGgctgctcctcgtcgtcgaACGCCTTCCTCATGACCCACTTCTCGATGCGACCAAGATTAGGATCGTACTGCGTGGACGCAAACAAATTAATCGTCACCACATTCTGATCAACA from Oryza brachyantha chromosome 3, ObraRS2, whole genome shotgun sequence carries:
- the LOC102707754 gene encoding protein trichome birefringence-like 3 isoform X1; translation: MVQLSAIKRVKGRAPLSVVVAIIGGLALAGIIFTEDLRGLTEVKEKATENQREKKRTSLRTEIRTSALLSVEPETAAPPPVPKMAFNASRCSVTNGYWTYDRSKKLPYTDQTCPYVDRQDSCQSNGRPDTDYLYWDWHLDDCILPRFDPVSMLEKLRGKRIMFVGDSLLLGQWLSFVCLVNSAVPDTPDAKSMERSRTLSVYTVKEYNATVEFYWAPFLVESNSDRNISLGASGRVLHVDAIEGHAKHWRRADILVFDSYVWWMTGYSIKTVWGSFGDEGYEELDAWVAYRLGLKTWANWVDSNIDHTATRVFFMSISTTHMRSEDWGREGGIRCYNETWPITQRGYFGSGSDRRMMEVMSGVLGRMRVPITLLNITQLTEHRVDAHVSVYTETGGLLVTDEQKADPQQYTDCIHWCVPGVPDTWNQLLYAHL
- the LOC102707754 gene encoding protein trichome birefringence-like 3 isoform X2; translation: MVQLSAIKRVKGRAPLSVVVAIIGGLALAGIIFTEDLRGLTVKEKATENQREKKRTSLRTEIRTSALLSVEPETAAPPPVPKMAFNASRCSVTNGYWTYDRSKKLPYTDQTCPYVDRQDSCQSNGRPDTDYLYWDWHLDDCILPRFDPVSMLEKLRGKRIMFVGDSLLLGQWLSFVCLVNSAVPDTPDAKSMERSRTLSVYTVKEYNATVEFYWAPFLVESNSDRNISLGASGRVLHVDAIEGHAKHWRRADILVFDSYVWWMTGYSIKTVWGSFGDEGYEELDAWVAYRLGLKTWANWVDSNIDHTATRVFFMSISTTHMRSEDWGREGGIRCYNETWPITQRGYFGSGSDRRMMEVMSGVLGRMRVPITLLNITQLTEHRVDAHVSVYTETGGLLVTDEQKADPQQYTDCIHWCVPGVPDTWNQLLYAHL